Proteins from a genomic interval of Caulobacter rhizosphaerae:
- the gcvH gene encoding glycine cleavage system protein GcvH, whose translation MKFTKDHEWVEVAGDIATVGITAYAAEQLGDVVFVETPDVGKTVKQGEALAVVESVKAASDVYAPVSGEVVEANAELSDSPETVNALPETGGWFAKIKLSNPAEVDALMDRDAYEAFLSTL comes from the coding sequence ATGAAGTTCACCAAGGACCACGAGTGGGTCGAAGTCGCCGGCGACATCGCCACGGTCGGCATCACCGCCTATGCCGCCGAACAGTTGGGCGACGTGGTGTTCGTCGAGACCCCGGACGTCGGCAAGACCGTCAAGCAGGGCGAAGCCCTGGCGGTGGTCGAGAGCGTCAAGGCCGCCTCCGACGTCTACGCCCCGGTGTCGGGCGAGGTGGTCGAGGCCAACGCCGAGCTTTCCGACAGCCCCGAGACCGTCAACGCCCTGCCGGAAACCGGCGGCTGGTTCGCCAAGATCAAGCTCTCGAACCCCGCCGAGGTCGACGCCCTGATGGACCGCGACGCGTACGAAGCGTTCCTCTCGACCCTTTAG
- the gcvT gene encoding glycine cleavage system aminomethyltransferase GcvT codes for MSSQSVSEQDLKKTPLYDAHVAAGARMVPFAGYHMPVQYKDGVLKEHLWTREHAGLFDVSHMGQARLRGENPAKSFEKLVSADYEGLKPGKQRYAVLLNDQGGVIDDLMTARPDDDGLFIVVNGACKDNDYAIIAKALEGEATVERLEDRALLALQGPEAAAVLAAHVPEAANMVFMDTAALTAFGTDAIISRSGYTGEDGYEISVPAGEAERIWNTLLADERVKAIGLGARDSLRLEAGLPLYGHDMDETVSPIEAGMPFAVGKSRREAADFPGADRILKELAGDLKRVRVNLKVLEGAPAREGAEIADEAGNVVGKVTSGGFGPSFGGAIAIGFVPPALAVVGSTLKVIVRGKPQAAEVVASPFVPTRYVRKI; via the coding sequence TTGTCCAGCCAAAGCGTGTCCGAGCAAGACCTCAAGAAGACCCCGCTGTACGACGCGCATGTCGCGGCCGGCGCGCGCATGGTGCCGTTCGCCGGCTACCACATGCCGGTGCAGTACAAGGACGGGGTGCTGAAGGAGCATCTGTGGACCCGCGAGCATGCGGGCTTGTTTGACGTCTCGCACATGGGCCAGGCCCGGCTGCGCGGCGAGAACCCGGCCAAGAGCTTCGAGAAGCTGGTCTCGGCCGACTATGAGGGCCTCAAGCCCGGCAAGCAGCGCTACGCCGTGCTGCTGAACGACCAGGGCGGGGTGATCGACGACCTGATGACCGCCCGCCCCGACGACGACGGCCTGTTCATCGTCGTCAACGGCGCCTGCAAGGACAACGATTACGCCATCATCGCCAAGGCGCTGGAGGGCGAGGCGACTGTGGAGCGCCTGGAGGACCGCGCGCTGCTGGCCCTGCAGGGCCCCGAGGCCGCCGCCGTCCTGGCCGCCCACGTGCCGGAAGCGGCGAACATGGTGTTCATGGACACCGCCGCCCTGACCGCCTTCGGGACCGACGCCATCATCTCGCGCTCGGGCTATACCGGCGAGGACGGCTACGAGATTTCCGTACCGGCCGGTGAGGCCGAGCGGATCTGGAACACCCTGCTGGCCGACGAGCGGGTCAAGGCCATAGGCCTGGGCGCCCGCGACAGCCTGCGCCTGGAGGCCGGCCTGCCGCTGTACGGTCACGACATGGACGAGACGGTCTCGCCGATCGAGGCCGGCATGCCGTTCGCCGTCGGCAAGAGCCGCCGCGAGGCCGCCGACTTCCCGGGCGCGGACCGGATCCTCAAGGAACTGGCCGGCGATCTCAAGCGCGTGCGCGTGAACCTCAAGGTGCTGGAAGGCGCCCCGGCCCGCGAAGGCGCCGAGATCGCCGATGAGGCGGGTAACGTCGTCGGCAAGGTCACCAGCGGCGGCTTCGGGCCCAGCTTCGGCGGCGCCATCGCCATCGGCTTCGTCCCCCCCGCCCTGGCGGTGGTCGGTTCGACGCTGAAAGTCATCGTCCGAGGCAAGCCGCAGGCGGCCGAGGTCGTGGCCTCGCCGTTCGTCCCGACCCGCTACGTGCGCAAGATCTAG
- the argS gene encoding arginine--tRNA ligase: MSDLKRSLSEAAAAAFQAAGLSPDFGRVTASDRPDLADFQCNGALAAAKSAKRNPREIAEQVVEVLKTDPRLASVEIAGAGFINMRVSDEALSVRAREIAADTRAGAEPLPAPRRVLVDYAGPNVAKPMHVGHLRASIIGESIKRLYRFRGDQVLGDAHFGDWGFQMGLLIVSVGDERGLFDGWVSEATGQFVGDEASAQVHLQLRDLGLEDLDRAYPLAAAQAKTDDAFRDRARRATALLQGGAAAYRAIWTRFVEVSRVALEREFHALGVDFDLWKGESDANDLIPGMIAELEAKGLLVDDQGARIVRVARPGETKKKKLPDGSVVEVESPDPLLVVSSEGSAMYGTTDLATILDRRRSFDPHLVLYCVDQRQADHFEQVFRAAYLAGYAEPGGLEHIGFGTMNGADGKPFKTRAGGVLKLHDLIEMAREKARERLREAGLGADLTPELFEDIAHKVGIAALKFADLQNFRGTSYVFDLDRFTSFEGKTGPYLLYQSVRIKSILRKATEQKVVSGPIVVGEPAERDLTLLLDAFEGALSDAYDKKAPNFIAEHAYKLAQTFSKFYAACPILSADEPFVRASRLALAETTLKQLELALNLLGIEAPERM, encoded by the coding sequence ATGAGTGATTTGAAGCGGTCCCTGAGCGAGGCGGCCGCGGCCGCCTTCCAGGCCGCCGGACTGTCTCCCGACTTCGGTCGCGTCACCGCGTCCGACCGGCCCGACCTGGCCGACTTCCAATGCAACGGGGCCCTGGCGGCCGCCAAGAGCGCCAAGCGCAATCCGCGCGAGATCGCCGAGCAGGTCGTCGAGGTCCTGAAGACCGACCCGCGCCTGGCCTCGGTCGAGATCGCCGGGGCCGGCTTCATCAACATGCGCGTCAGCGACGAGGCCCTGTCGGTCCGGGCCCGCGAGATCGCCGCCGACACGCGCGCCGGGGCCGAGCCTCTGCCCGCGCCGCGCCGGGTGCTGGTCGACTACGCCGGCCCCAACGTCGCCAAGCCGATGCACGTGGGCCACCTGCGCGCCTCGATCATCGGCGAGTCGATCAAGCGCCTGTACCGCTTCCGCGGCGACCAGGTGCTGGGCGACGCCCACTTCGGCGACTGGGGCTTCCAGATGGGCCTGCTGATCGTCTCGGTCGGCGATGAGCGCGGCCTGTTCGACGGTTGGGTCTCCGAAGCCACGGGCCAGTTCGTCGGCGATGAAGCGAGCGCTCAGGTCCATCTGCAATTGCGCGACCTGGGCCTTGAGGATCTGGACCGCGCCTATCCGCTGGCCGCCGCCCAGGCCAAGACCGATGACGCGTTCCGCGACCGCGCTCGCCGGGCCACGGCTCTGCTGCAGGGCGGCGCTGCGGCCTATCGCGCGATCTGGACCCGCTTCGTCGAGGTCAGCCGCGTGGCGCTGGAGCGCGAATTCCATGCGTTGGGCGTCGATTTCGACCTGTGGAAGGGCGAGAGCGACGCCAACGACCTAATCCCGGGGATGATCGCCGAGCTGGAGGCCAAGGGCCTGCTGGTCGACGACCAGGGCGCCCGGATCGTCCGCGTCGCCCGTCCGGGCGAGACCAAGAAGAAGAAGCTGCCCGACGGTTCGGTGGTCGAGGTCGAGAGCCCCGACCCGCTGCTGGTGGTGTCGTCGGAAGGCTCGGCCATGTACGGCACGACCGATCTGGCCACGATCCTGGACCGTCGCCGGTCGTTCGATCCGCATCTGGTCCTCTATTGCGTCGACCAGCGCCAGGCCGACCACTTCGAGCAGGTGTTCCGCGCCGCCTACCTGGCCGGTTACGCCGAGCCGGGCGGGTTGGAGCACATCGGCTTCGGCACCATGAACGGGGCCGACGGCAAGCCGTTCAAGACCCGCGCCGGCGGGGTTCTGAAGCTGCACGACCTGATCGAGATGGCGCGCGAGAAGGCCCGCGAACGCCTGCGCGAGGCCGGCCTCGGCGCCGATCTTACGCCCGAGCTCTTCGAGGACATCGCCCACAAGGTGGGGATCGCGGCCCTGAAGTTCGCCGACCTGCAGAATTTCCGCGGCACGTCCTACGTCTTCGATCTCGACCGCTTCACCAGCTTCGAGGGCAAGACTGGGCCCTACCTGCTGTACCAGTCGGTGCGCATCAAGAGCATCCTGCGCAAGGCGACCGAGCAGAAGGTCGTCTCGGGCCCGATCGTGGTCGGCGAGCCGGCCGAGCGCGACCTGACCCTGCTGCTGGACGCGTTCGAGGGCGCGCTGTCGGACGCCTACGACAAGAAGGCCCCCAACTTCATCGCCGAGCACGCCTACAAGCTGGCCCAGACCTTCTCAAAGTTCTACGCCGCCTGCCCGATCCTGAGCGCCGACGAGCCGTTCGTCCGGGCCTCGCGCCTGGCCTTGGCCGAGACGACGCTGAAGCAGCTGGAACTGGCGCTGAACCTGCTGGGCATCGAAGCGCCGGAGCGGATGTAG
- a CDS encoding Tat pathway signal sequence domain protein, which yields MRRTLSVALSALMALSIAATAATAHAQAGGRGGQDQGGGDDQVAKKKKRDDEWNQPKAPLAQLRNAGPCPYVKVLYDASRYVEFKDGKESAAQTAYTGEIQGLSSGCAYKSNDPIKMQVQILFELGRGPQATGGQKTYRYWVAVTERNKDVLAKEYFDLPVNFRDGQDRVYATETLKTITIPRADEKVSGGNFEVLIGFDVTPEMAAFNRDGKRFRVNAGQTQQAQTQPGNVAKP from the coding sequence ATGCGCCGCACTCTCTCCGTCGCCCTCAGCGCCCTTATGGCTCTCTCGATCGCCGCCACGGCGGCGACCGCCCACGCCCAAGCGGGCGGCCGGGGCGGCCAAGACCAGGGCGGCGGCGACGATCAGGTCGCCAAGAAGAAGAAGCGCGATGATGAATGGAACCAGCCCAAGGCTCCGCTGGCCCAACTGCGCAACGCCGGCCCGTGCCCCTATGTGAAGGTGCTGTACGACGCCAGCCGCTATGTCGAGTTCAAGGACGGCAAGGAGTCCGCCGCCCAGACCGCCTATACCGGCGAGATCCAGGGCCTGTCCTCCGGCTGCGCCTACAAGAGCAACGACCCGATCAAGATGCAGGTCCAGATCCTGTTCGAGCTGGGCCGCGGCCCGCAGGCGACGGGCGGCCAGAAGACCTATCGCTATTGGGTCGCGGTGACCGAGCGCAACAAGGACGTCCTGGCCAAGGAATATTTCGACCTGCCGGTGAACTTCCGCGACGGCCAGGACCGCGTCTACGCCACCGAGACCCTGAAGACCATCACCATCCCGCGCGCCGACGAAAAGGTCAGCGGCGGCAATTTCGAGGTCCTGATCGGCTTCGACGTGACCCCGGAAATGGCCGCCTTCAACCGTGACGGCAAGCGCTTCCGCGTCAACGCCGGCCAGACCCAGCAAGCCCAGACCCAACCTGGAAACGTCGCCAAGCCATGA
- the ispH gene encoding 4-hydroxy-3-methylbut-2-enyl diphosphate reductase encodes MNAHSPIPSPGRRELRVVMASPRGFCAGVDRAIQIVERTIEKFGAPVYVRHEIVHNRHVVDRLKAMGAVFIEELHEAPADRPVVFSAHGVPKSVPAEARSREMVYLDATCPLVSKVHVEAQKHYDAGREIVLIGHAGHPEVVGTMGQLPEGVVTLIEDIDDARAWVPRDPANVAFLTQTTLSVDDTAAMVDLLKQRFPGIAAPHKEDICYATTNRQEAVKSLAEASELVLVVGSRNSSNSVRLMEVAKRAGAAEAQLIEDARGIDWSWFEGVTTVGLTAGASAPEDLVQGVIDAIATRYDVTVDELVEARETVTFKLPRLLTT; translated from the coding sequence ATGAACGCCCATTCGCCCATCCCCTCCCCCGGCCGCCGCGAGCTCCGCGTGGTCATGGCCAGCCCGCGCGGCTTCTGCGCCGGCGTCGACCGGGCGATCCAGATCGTCGAGCGGACGATCGAGAAGTTCGGCGCGCCGGTCTATGTGCGTCACGAGATCGTCCACAACCGCCATGTGGTCGACCGCCTGAAGGCGATGGGCGCGGTGTTCATCGAGGAGCTGCACGAGGCCCCGGCCGACCGCCCCGTGGTGTTCTCGGCCCACGGCGTGCCCAAGTCGGTGCCGGCCGAGGCCAGGTCGCGCGAGATGGTCTATCTGGACGCCACCTGCCCGCTGGTCTCCAAGGTCCATGTCGAGGCCCAGAAGCACTATGACGCCGGCCGCGAGATCGTGTTGATCGGCCATGCCGGCCATCCCGAGGTCGTCGGCACCATGGGACAGCTGCCCGAGGGCGTGGTCACCCTGATCGAGGACATCGACGACGCCCGCGCCTGGGTCCCCCGCGACCCGGCCAACGTGGCCTTCCTGACCCAGACCACCCTGTCGGTCGACGACACGGCCGCGATGGTCGACCTGCTCAAGCAGCGCTTCCCGGGCATCGCCGCCCCGCACAAGGAAGACATCTGCTACGCCACCACCAACCGCCAGGAGGCGGTGAAGTCGCTGGCCGAGGCCTCCGAGCTGGTGCTGGTGGTCGGCTCGCGGAACTCGTCCAACTCGGTGCGGCTGATGGAGGTCGCCAAGCGGGCCGGGGCCGCGGAGGCCCAACTGATCGAGGACGCGCGCGGCATCGACTGGTCGTGGTTCGAGGGCGTGACCACGGTCGGCCTCACCGCCGGGGCCTCCGCGCCGGAAGACCTGGTCCAGGGCGTGATCGACGCCATCGCCACCCGCTACGACGTGACCGTCGACGAACTGGTCGAGGCGCGCGAGACGGTGACCTTCAAGCTGCCGCGGCTGCTGACGACTTGA
- the thrB gene encoding homoserine kinase, whose translation MAVYTDITDDELAAFLSDYDLGQAVAFKGIAEGVENSNFLLETESGRFILTVYERRAKPEDLPYFLDLLTWLADRGYPSAKPIADRAGATLKTIRGKPAALVEFLPGLSARRPTVAHCREAGEGLAWLHLAGEGYPARRANDLGQPHWAPLFAKHRKAADGLKPGLSATIDKDLAELALSWPRGLPTGVIHADYFPDNVFFKPDGKFAAAIDFYFACDDAYAYDIAVTLNAWCFEADGSFNITAARALVAGYERRRPLSPTERDAIPILARGAAMRFFLTRLADWGATPAGALVKPKDPLEYERKLAVHREGLSLFGTGA comes from the coding sequence ATGGCCGTCTATACCGACATCACCGACGACGAACTCGCCGCCTTCCTCTCCGACTACGACCTGGGACAGGCCGTGGCGTTCAAGGGCATCGCCGAGGGGGTGGAGAATTCCAACTTCCTGCTGGAGACCGAGAGCGGCCGGTTCATCCTCACCGTCTACGAGCGGCGCGCCAAACCCGAGGACCTGCCCTATTTCCTCGACCTGCTGACCTGGCTGGCCGATCGCGGCTATCCCAGCGCCAAGCCGATCGCCGACCGCGCGGGCGCGACCCTGAAGACCATCCGCGGCAAGCCCGCCGCCCTGGTCGAGTTCCTGCCCGGCCTGTCGGCCCGCCGCCCGACCGTCGCTCACTGCCGCGAGGCCGGCGAGGGCCTGGCCTGGCTGCACCTGGCCGGCGAGGGCTATCCGGCCCGCCGCGCCAACGACCTGGGCCAGCCGCACTGGGCGCCGCTGTTCGCCAAGCACCGCAAGGCCGCCGACGGCCTCAAGCCGGGCCTCTCCGCCACCATCGACAAGGACCTGGCCGAGCTGGCCCTGTCGTGGCCGCGCGGCCTGCCCACGGGCGTGATCCACGCCGACTACTTCCCCGACAACGTGTTCTTCAAGCCGGACGGCAAGTTCGCCGCGGCCATCGACTTCTACTTCGCCTGCGACGACGCTTACGCCTACGACATCGCCGTGACCCTGAACGCCTGGTGCTTCGAGGCCGACGGCAGCTTCAACATCACCGCCGCCCGGGCGCTGGTGGCCGGCTATGAGCGCCGCCGACCGCTGAGCCCCACCGAGCGCGACGCCATTCCGATCCTGGCGCGCGGCGCGGCCATGCGCTTCTTCCTGACCCGCCTAGCCGACTGGGGCGCCACCCCGGCCGGGGCCCTGGTCAAGCCGAAGGACCCGCTGGAGTACGAGCGCAAGCTGGCCGTGCACCGCGAGGGCCTCAGCCTGTTCGGGACCGGCGCGTGA
- the rnhA gene encoding ribonuclease HI, which translates to MTPKLVIYTDGACRGNPGPGGWGALLMYGDKKKEIMGGELATTNNRMELMAAIQALEALNKPTKAELHTDSQYVMKGVTQWIHGWKAKGWKTADKSPVKNVDLWQRLDAARARHEVDWRWVKGHAGHVHNERADELARLGMLKALGEHR; encoded by the coding sequence GTGACCCCGAAACTGGTGATCTATACCGACGGCGCCTGTCGCGGGAATCCCGGCCCTGGCGGCTGGGGCGCCCTGTTGATGTACGGCGACAAGAAGAAGGAAATCATGGGCGGCGAGTTGGCGACCACCAACAACCGCATGGAGCTGATGGCGGCCATCCAGGCCCTGGAAGCCCTGAACAAACCCACCAAGGCCGAACTGCATACCGACAGCCAGTACGTGATGAAGGGCGTCACCCAGTGGATCCATGGCTGGAAGGCCAAGGGCTGGAAGACCGCCGACAAGAGCCCCGTCAAGAACGTCGACCTGTGGCAGCGTCTCGACGCCGCCCGGGCGCGCCACGAGGTCGACTGGCGCTGGGTCAAGGGCCACGCCGGACACGTGCACAACGAACGCGCGGACGAACTGGCGCGCCTGGGCATGCTGAAGGCCCTGGGCGAGCATCGCTGA
- a CDS encoding putative urea ABC transporter substrate-binding protein produces MSVLFTRKRFVAALAVSCLALASCGPKAASDKAAPAASGAAAAKSEYKIGWTIYAGWMPWAYAQQSGIVKKWADKYGVKIELVQINDYVESLNQYSAGKLDGVTATNMDALTVPAAAGKDTTVVMIGDYSDGNDGVVLKNGTSLAELKGRPVNLVELSVSHYLLARALEKAGLKMSDVKTVNTSDADIVAAFGAADTKALVTWNPQLSEVKKMPGATEVFDSSKIPGEILDGLMVSTEALKANPNLGKALTGIWYETMALTVAQTPEGKAAREQMAKLSGADLASFEGQLKTTHLYAEPKAALAATVSPDLVTANDRVRKFSFSMGLFGQGAKSVDDIGISFPGGKTLGDPNNIKLRFDPSYVQQAVDGKL; encoded by the coding sequence ATGAGTGTCCTGTTCACCCGCAAGCGTTTCGTGGCGGCCTTGGCCGTGTCCTGTCTGGCGCTGGCGTCGTGCGGGCCCAAGGCCGCCAGCGACAAGGCCGCGCCTGCCGCCTCGGGCGCCGCTGCGGCCAAGAGCGAGTACAAGATCGGCTGGACGATCTACGCCGGCTGGATGCCGTGGGCCTACGCCCAGCAATCGGGCATCGTCAAGAAATGGGCCGACAAGTACGGCGTCAAGATCGAGCTGGTGCAGATCAACGACTACGTCGAGTCGCTGAACCAGTACTCGGCCGGCAAGCTGGACGGCGTCACCGCCACCAACATGGACGCCCTGACCGTGCCCGCCGCCGCCGGCAAGGACACGACGGTGGTGATGATCGGCGACTACTCCGACGGCAACGACGGCGTGGTGCTGAAGAACGGGACCAGCCTGGCCGAGCTCAAGGGGCGCCCGGTCAATCTCGTCGAGCTGTCGGTGTCGCACTACCTGCTGGCCCGCGCGCTCGAGAAGGCCGGCCTGAAGATGAGCGACGTCAAGACGGTCAACACCTCCGACGCCGACATCGTCGCCGCCTTCGGGGCGGCCGACACCAAGGCCCTGGTCACCTGGAACCCGCAGCTTTCCGAGGTGAAGAAGATGCCCGGCGCGACCGAGGTCTTTGACAGCTCGAAGATCCCCGGCGAGATCCTGGACGGCCTGATGGTCAGCACCGAGGCGCTGAAGGCCAACCCGAACCTGGGCAAGGCCCTGACCGGCATCTGGTACGAGACCATGGCCCTGACCGTGGCCCAGACGCCGGAAGGCAAGGCCGCGCGTGAACAGATGGCCAAGCTGTCGGGGGCGGATCTCGCCAGCTTCGAGGGGCAGCTGAAGACCACCCACCTCTATGCGGAGCCGAAGGCGGCCTTGGCGGCCACGGTCAGCCCGGATCTGGTCACCGCCAACGATCGCGTACGCAAGTTCAGCTTCAGCATGGGCCTGTTCGGCCAGGGCGCGAAGTCGGTGGACGACATCGGCATCAGCTTCCCGGGCGGCAAGACCCTGGGCGATCCGAACAACATCAAGCTGCGCTTCGATCCCAGCTACGTGCAGCAAGCGGTCGACGGTAAGCTCTAG